A window of the Leptolyngbya subtilissima AS-A7 genome harbors these coding sequences:
- the surE gene encoding 5'/3'-nucleotidase SurE: MTFVLTNDDGIDAPGIQALRNALANYPTWVVAPDQHLSGCSHQMNRGGPIAIDQRSDRAFAIGGTPADCTRVALSYLCPEATWVLSGINAGGNMGADIHLSGTVAAVREAALLRVPGVAISHYIENRRPVDWGLATRLATQVIEVLMAEALPPGCFWNVNLPHLRPGDADPEIVFCTLCTQPLPTEFKVDQGQFYYTGKYGDRRHDPDSDVAVCFGGNIAVTKICLW, from the coding sequence ATGACCTTTGTGCTCACCAACGACGATGGCATTGATGCGCCAGGCATTCAGGCGTTACGAAATGCCTTGGCCAACTATCCCACCTGGGTGGTGGCTCCTGACCAGCATCTCTCGGGCTGTAGCCATCAAATGAACCGGGGTGGCCCGATCGCCATCGATCAGCGCAGCGATCGCGCCTTTGCCATTGGCGGCACCCCCGCCGACTGCACCCGCGTTGCCCTTAGCTATCTGTGCCCAGAAGCTACCTGGGTGCTCTCGGGGATTAATGCGGGGGGCAACATGGGGGCCGATATTCACCTGTCGGGCACTGTGGCTGCGGTACGGGAGGCGGCGCTGCTGCGGGTGCCGGGGGTGGCAATTTCCCACTACATTGAGAATCGTCGTCCGGTGGACTGGGGGTTGGCGACTCGCCTGGCGACCCAGGTGATCGAGGTGCTGATGGCTGAGGCGCTGCCGCCGGGATGCTTTTGGAATGTGAACTTGCCTCACTTGCGGCCGGGCGATGCCGATCCTGAGATTGTTTTTTGCACCCTCTGCACCCAGCCCCTACCCACCGAGTTTAAGGTTGATCAGGGCCAGTTTTACTACACGGGCAAGTATGGCGATCGCCGTCACGACCCTGACTCAGACGTGGCCGTCTGTTTTGGCGGCAACATTGCCGTGACCAAAATTTGCCTGTGGTAG
- the hemB gene encoding porphobilinogen synthase translates to MFPTHRPRRLRQHPQLRRMVQETLVTQADLIYPLFAVPGDQVAKEVSSMPGVYQLSIDKIVEEAKEVYDLGIPAIILFGIPDEKDTDATGAWHDCGIVQKATTAVKEAVPDLMVIVDTCLCEYTSHGHCGYLEVGDLSGRVLNDPTLELLKKTAVAQANAGADIIAPSGMMDGFVQAIRAGLDESGFEDLPILSYAAKYASAYYGPFRDAAESAPQFGDRRTYQMDPANGTEALKEIELDIAEGADMLMVKPALAYMDIIWRVKQATNLPVAAYNVSGEYAMVKAAALNGWIDEQKVVMETMTSFKRSGADLILTYHAKDVARWLG, encoded by the coding sequence ATGTTTCCCACCCATCGCCCTCGCCGTCTGCGCCAGCATCCGCAACTCCGCCGCATGGTGCAAGAGACCCTGGTGACCCAGGCTGACCTGATTTACCCGCTGTTTGCGGTGCCGGGCGACCAGGTGGCGAAGGAAGTCTCGTCGATGCCGGGGGTCTACCAGCTTTCGATCGACAAGATCGTAGAAGAAGCCAAGGAAGTCTACGACCTGGGTATTCCCGCCATTATTCTGTTTGGCATTCCTGACGAGAAAGACACCGACGCCACCGGGGCCTGGCACGACTGCGGCATTGTGCAAAAGGCCACCACCGCCGTCAAAGAGGCGGTGCCCGACCTGATGGTGATTGTCGATACCTGCCTGTGCGAGTACACCTCCCATGGCCACTGCGGCTATTTAGAGGTGGGCGATCTCAGCGGCCGGGTGCTCAACGATCCCACCCTGGAATTGCTGAAGAAAACTGCCGTGGCCCAGGCCAACGCCGGGGCTGACATCATCGCGCCCTCGGGGATGATGGATGGCTTTGTGCAAGCGATTCGCGCTGGGCTCGACGAGAGCGGTTTTGAAGACCTGCCGATTCTCTCCTATGCAGCGAAATACGCCTCGGCCTACTACGGGCCGTTTCGCGATGCGGCGGAGAGTGCGCCCCAGTTTGGCGATCGCCGCACCTACCAGATGGACCCCGCCAACGGCACCGAAGCCCTGAAGGAAATTGAGCTCGACATCGCCGAAGGGGCCGACATGCTGATGGTGAAGCCCGCCTTGGCCTACATGGATATTATCTGGCGGGTGAAGCAGGCCACCAACTTGCCCGTAGCTGCCTACAACGTGTCGGGCGAATACGCCATGGTCAAGGCCGCCGCCCTCAACGGTTGGATTGACGAGCAAAAGGTGGTGATGGAAACCATGACCAGCTTCAAGCGCTCCGGGGCCGATCTGATTTTGACCTACCACGCCAAAGACGTGGCCCGCTGGCTAGGCTAA
- a CDS encoding DUF3146 family protein, giving the protein MTRRPSETTAYVRITHQSWSQGRIEGEVRASTYEWQFQWRFRQGNLRVEPSLGRALICEPLSRFLERFDYQLEPGGDYSFTIRAKL; this is encoded by the coding sequence GTGACCCGTCGCCCCTCTGAAACCACTGCCTACGTTCGCATTACCCACCAGTCGTGGAGCCAGGGCCGCATCGAAGGCGAAGTGCGGGCCAGCACCTACGAATGGCAATTTCAGTGGCGCTTTCGCCAGGGCAACCTTCGAGTAGAGCCATCCCTGGGGCGTGCCCTGATCTGCGAACCCCTCAGCCGCTTTCTAGAACGCTTCGACTACCAGCTCGAACCCGGCGGTGACTACTCGTTCACCATTCGGGCAAAGCTCTAG
- the hpsN gene encoding hormogonium polysaccharide biosynthesis glycosyltransferase HpsN — translation MDWPTITVIIPTYQREAVLCETLRSVLAQDYPAYEVVVVDQTQTHQPETQQQLQAWQNAGDITWYSVPWASLPAARNWGIDRSHSDLVLFIDDDVVLPPGYLYAHARTFLERPEVGAVAGRVFDRMKLAEQTDLEIDYLPPQAMDPGIAWYHIDLVHTTQPQRVLTARGCNMSFRRELFDKHGLRFDERFYGSAVREESDFCLHIRATGYIIWYNPEAHLVHLGEETGGCHDITTRSLSYQMNFYHNHFLLALKNLTLGQNLRLYGRLFDCHVLGHPPCNKSGHPLKILSRGLFFGLGWFYTVYTLATTVGKHGRLHADME, via the coding sequence ATGGATTGGCCCACCATTACTGTAATCATTCCTACCTATCAGCGGGAGGCGGTGCTGTGTGAGACGCTGCGCAGCGTGCTGGCTCAAGATTACCCGGCCTACGAAGTGGTAGTGGTAGACCAAACTCAAACCCACCAGCCGGAGACCCAGCAGCAGCTTCAGGCTTGGCAGAATGCGGGGGACATTACTTGGTACTCAGTGCCCTGGGCGAGTCTACCGGCGGCGCGAAATTGGGGCATAGATCGATCGCATTCCGATCTCGTCCTCTTCATCGACGATGATGTGGTGCTGCCTCCGGGCTACCTCTACGCCCACGCCCGCACTTTTCTGGAGCGGCCTGAGGTCGGGGCGGTGGCGGGGCGTGTGTTTGACCGCATGAAGCTCGCAGAGCAGACGGATCTGGAAATTGACTATCTGCCTCCCCAGGCGATGGATCCAGGAATTGCCTGGTACCACATCGACCTGGTGCACACCACGCAGCCCCAGCGGGTGCTGACAGCGCGGGGGTGCAACATGTCGTTTCGGCGAGAATTGTTCGACAAGCACGGCTTGCGCTTTGACGAGCGCTTCTACGGCAGTGCCGTGCGCGAGGAGTCTGACTTTTGCCTCCACATTCGCGCCACCGGCTACATCATTTGGTACAACCCGGAGGCGCACCTAGTGCATTTGGGAGAAGAGACAGGGGGCTGTCACGACATTACGACGCGATCGCTCAGCTACCAGATGAACTTTTACCACAACCATTTTCTGCTGGCGCTGAAAAATCTTACCCTGGGGCAAAACCTGCGTCTCTACGGTCGCCTGTTCGACTGCCACGTGTTAGGGCACCCCCCTTGCAATAAGAGCGGCCATCCGCTGAAGATTCTAAGCCGAGGGTTGTTCTTTGGGTTGGGCTGGTTCTATACGGTTTACACACTGGCCACTACTGTGGGCAAGCACGGGCGACTTCATGCCGATATGGAGTAG
- the smc gene encoding chromosome segregation protein SMC, whose protein sequence is MHIKRVELSHFKSFGGTTQVPLLPGFTVISGPNGSGKSNILDALLFGLGLASSKGMRADRLPDLVNQNQMSRRATSEASVTVTFDLSDVAADLMIDSDEGTESHGNNLNGHRNGNGNASTNSRNGNSPTLEISESDAANVVTLPTGREWSITRRLRVTSQGTYTSNYYINGEPCTLNQLHEQLQRFHVYPEGYNVVLQGDVTSIISMNSRERREIIDELAGVAAFDRKIDQARGKLEAVRDHEDRFRIVERELQTQLERLAQDRQKAEKYQRLKETFQTKSQWEAVLLWQSQQRAIAALHQTLEQGEVKSTQLAEAIAQGQGAIAALEAELATLNARIRAMGEDEHLALQSQVATHEAELRQLQRQEQENRNATNQGAALRRDTEIVQLQQQRDLEQVRQSIASLTTGELVALTETKNQVQQALEERRQATLAIASESQASIQQQTQLRQAIETLRGDVEPQRAEQIRLQERLRQLEQQIETLSEQRRALGSAPAASEADTGFAQRLATAEKEIQAIAAKIAAAEAELSVQRDTQTRLLKEQRDKQRELDKLEAQTQALQESQGTHATKLLLDSGLVGISGLVAQLGKVDPKYQLALEIAAGARLGYLVVENDQVAAKGIEFLKQRRAGRATFLPLNKIRAPRFTPVPDWKRPDGLLDYAVNLIDCDPRYRDIFGYTFGSTVVFDSLTSARQYLGDYRIVTLEGEILETSGAMTGGNVSSRSGGLHFGTVEPAESSEAQALRQRLGDIEVMLERCDRDLKTTSETLQTLTQNLIAQRQQYRELQLANEQQQTQQQQQAQQEAQLETQLSQHQQELTSTQERLQELAESLPAQEAEIARLQQALSELEQSQAHSEWQTAQAAVGQLESQLSDRQQALQDAERHLQDLHNQRQQLELALTQAQQTLTTQAQQQTERDQQLTQLQQQQGRLNGEIAQLRQQMAALDQTLAAEKAVRDELESRLRTQRTQTQQQEWERQKLLETQQERRQQLAEAQELLSTQAAELPHPLPEIPAETDLEELRKELRSLQRRMEAMEPVNMLALEEYNRTEERLTELTHKLTTLEEERTELLLRIETFTTLRRQAFTEAYDAVNLNFQSIFAELSDGDGHLQLEDPEDPFNGGLNLVAHPKGKPVRRLASMSGGEKSLTALSFIFALQRYRPSPFYAFDEVDMFLDGANVERLSRMIKHQTEQAQFIVVSLRRPMIEAAQRTIGVTQARGAYTQVLGIDLETQSATL, encoded by the coding sequence GTGCACATCAAGCGTGTTGAGCTGTCCCACTTCAAATCGTTCGGGGGTACGACCCAGGTTCCATTGTTGCCTGGGTTTACTGTCATATCTGGGCCTAACGGCTCAGGTAAATCGAATATTTTAGACGCGTTGCTGTTTGGTTTGGGGTTGGCCAGCTCTAAGGGCATGCGGGCCGATCGCCTGCCCGACCTGGTGAACCAAAACCAGATGAGCCGTCGCGCGACCTCCGAAGCCAGCGTCACCGTGACCTTTGACCTCAGTGATGTGGCTGCCGACTTGATGATCGATAGCGACGAGGGCACTGAGTCCCATGGGAATAACCTCAACGGCCATCGCAACGGCAACGGTAACGCCAGCACCAATAGCCGCAACGGCAACTCTCCCACCCTCGAAATTTCCGAGTCAGACGCCGCCAATGTGGTCACGTTACCCACGGGCCGCGAGTGGAGCATCACCCGGCGGCTGCGGGTGACCAGCCAAGGCACCTACACCTCTAATTACTACATCAACGGCGAGCCCTGCACCCTCAACCAGCTCCACGAGCAGCTGCAGCGGTTCCATGTCTATCCCGAAGGCTACAACGTGGTGCTGCAGGGGGATGTCACCAGCATTATTTCGATGAACTCCCGCGAGCGCCGGGAAATTATCGACGAGTTAGCTGGGGTCGCCGCCTTCGATCGCAAAATTGACCAGGCTCGGGGCAAGCTGGAGGCCGTGCGCGACCACGAAGATCGCTTTCGCATTGTCGAGCGCGAGCTGCAAACCCAGCTTGAGCGCTTGGCCCAAGACCGACAAAAGGCCGAGAAGTACCAGCGGCTCAAGGAAACCTTTCAGACCAAAAGTCAGTGGGAGGCCGTGCTGCTGTGGCAAAGCCAGCAGCGGGCGATCGCCGCCCTGCACCAAACCCTAGAGCAGGGCGAGGTCAAGTCGACTCAGCTAGCCGAGGCGATCGCCCAGGGGCAGGGGGCGATCGCCGCTCTCGAAGCCGAACTCGCTACCCTCAATGCCCGCATTCGAGCTATGGGCGAAGACGAGCACCTGGCCCTGCAATCCCAAGTGGCCACCCATGAAGCTGAGCTGCGCCAGCTTCAGCGCCAGGAACAGGAGAACCGCAACGCTACCAACCAGGGAGCTGCCCTGCGTCGCGACACCGAGATCGTCCAACTGCAGCAGCAGCGCGATTTGGAGCAGGTGCGGCAATCCATTGCCTCTCTAACCACGGGAGAGCTAGTCGCCCTTACCGAGACCAAGAACCAGGTGCAGCAGGCCCTAGAAGAACGCCGCCAGGCAACATTGGCGATCGCCTCTGAGTCCCAAGCCAGCATTCAGCAGCAGACCCAGCTGCGCCAGGCGATCGAAACGTTACGGGGCGATGTCGAACCCCAGCGGGCCGAGCAGATTCGCCTGCAAGAGCGCCTACGCCAGCTCGAACAGCAGATCGAGACGTTAAGCGAGCAGCGCCGCGCCTTGGGATCTGCGCCAGCTGCCTCGGAAGCCGATACTGGGTTCGCCCAACGTTTAGCGACAGCGGAAAAAGAAATTCAGGCGATCGCCGCCAAGATTGCCGCTGCCGAGGCAGAACTCTCTGTCCAGCGCGACACCCAAACCCGCTTGCTCAAAGAACAGCGCGATAAGCAGCGCGAACTCGATAAGCTCGAAGCCCAAACTCAGGCTCTGCAAGAGAGCCAGGGTACCCACGCCACCAAGCTGCTGCTCGACAGCGGCCTAGTGGGTATCAGCGGCTTAGTAGCTCAACTGGGCAAAGTAGACCCCAAATATCAACTCGCGCTAGAAATTGCTGCCGGAGCGCGCCTCGGCTACCTAGTGGTCGAGAACGACCAGGTAGCCGCTAAAGGCATTGAGTTTCTCAAGCAGCGCCGGGCCGGGCGGGCTACTTTTTTGCCCCTGAACAAAATTCGCGCCCCCCGGTTTACCCCCGTGCCCGACTGGAAGCGCCCCGACGGATTACTCGACTACGCCGTCAACCTGATCGATTGCGATCCCCGCTACCGCGATATTTTTGGCTACACCTTTGGCAGCACTGTGGTGTTCGACAGCCTCACCTCAGCCCGGCAGTACCTCGGTGACTACCGCATCGTCACATTGGAAGGGGAAATTCTCGAAACCAGCGGAGCGATGACCGGGGGAAACGTGTCGTCGCGTTCCGGCGGTCTGCACTTTGGCACCGTAGAACCGGCAGAATCGTCAGAAGCCCAGGCCCTGCGCCAGCGTCTAGGCGATATTGAGGTGATGCTAGAGCGCTGCGATCGCGACCTCAAGACCACCTCCGAAACTCTACAAACTCTCACCCAAAACTTAATTGCCCAGCGCCAGCAGTACCGCGAACTCCAGCTAGCGAACGAGCAGCAACAGACCCAGCAGCAGCAGCAGGCCCAGCAGGAAGCCCAGCTCGAAACCCAGCTCAGTCAGCACCAGCAAGAATTGACCAGCACCCAGGAGCGCCTGCAAGAACTCGCAGAATCTTTGCCCGCCCAGGAAGCTGAAATCGCCCGTCTACAGCAGGCTCTTAGCGAGCTAGAGCAGTCCCAAGCCCACAGCGAGTGGCAAACTGCCCAGGCAGCGGTGGGACAGCTGGAAAGTCAGTTGAGCGATCGCCAGCAGGCCCTCCAAGATGCCGAGCGCCACCTGCAAGATCTGCACAACCAGCGCCAGCAGCTTGAGCTAGCCCTTACCCAAGCCCAGCAGACCCTCACCACCCAAGCCCAGCAGCAGACTGAGCGCGACCAGCAGCTCACCCAGCTCCAGCAACAGCAGGGCAGGCTGAATGGTGAAATCGCCCAGCTGCGTCAGCAGATGGCCGCCCTTGACCAAACCCTAGCCGCTGAAAAAGCCGTTCGCGACGAGCTAGAGAGCCGTCTGCGCACCCAGCGTACCCAGACCCAGCAGCAGGAGTGGGAGCGGCAAAAGCTGCTCGAAACCCAGCAGGAGCGCCGTCAGCAGTTGGCCGAGGCCCAGGAATTGTTGTCAACCCAAGCGGCCGAGCTACCCCACCCACTGCCCGAAATTCCCGCCGAGACAGATTTGGAGGAGTTGCGGAAAGAGCTGCGATCGCTCCAACGTCGCATGGAGGCTATGGAACCAGTCAACATGCTGGCCCTTGAAGAATACAACCGTACCGAAGAGCGTCTCACTGAGCTGACTCACAAGCTCACTACTCTTGAAGAAGAGCGCACCGAGTTGCTGCTGCGCATCGAGACCTTTACCACCCTGCGCCGCCAAGCCTTTACCGAAGCATACGACGCCGTCAACCTCAACTTCCAGTCAATTTTTGCCGAACTCTCCGATGGCGACGGCCACCTCCAGCTCGAAGACCCCGAAGACCCGTTCAACGGCGGCCTCAACCTAGTCGCCCACCCCAAGGGCAAGCCTGTGCGCCGCCTAGCCTCCATGTCCGGGGGCGAAAAATCCCTTACGGCGCTCAGCTTTATCTTTGCCCTCCAGCGCTATCGCCCCTCTCCCTTCTACGCCTTCGATGAGGTTGACATGTTCCTCGACGGGGCCAACGTGGAGCGACTGTCGCGCATGATTAAACACCAGACCGAGCAGGCCCAATTTATTGTGGTCAGCCTGCGTCGTCCAATGATTGAAGCCGCCCAGCGTACCATCGGCGTCACCCAGGCCCGTGGAGCCTACACCCAAGTACTCGGCATCGATCTGGAGACCCAAAGTGCAACGCTATAG
- a CDS encoding inositol monophosphatase family protein — translation MAPTTPRQILAALLPFLKTAGAYAQQVQAQIAAQPDKDGKGDNFFASALSDADLSIQTMMEVVLLGLFPSVRFYGEEYEQTYNTKYFRAIDLGPQGDYLITLDPIDGTQFYLDGHSNYQIILGILNADDYEAAIAITPSQDLYYYTLRGEGTFMGSLAQSLDDCTQIKVQSPKPAICLGWQMGDLVPYLSDRYRVYHTKTDYSKETQIPNFNGLLSGDLAGAVLAKGQFIDGAVLAFMAQEMGFIVTTFTGEPPPPLHTCSNYLRPGMVIGSSKAVHSDLLAAVTAARVVGS, via the coding sequence ATGGCCCCCACTACTCCCCGGCAAATTTTGGCGGCGCTGCTGCCCTTCCTCAAGACCGCTGGGGCCTATGCCCAGCAGGTTCAGGCCCAGATTGCGGCTCAGCCCGACAAAGACGGCAAGGGCGACAACTTTTTTGCCTCGGCCCTCAGCGATGCGGATCTGTCGATTCAAACCATGATGGAGGTGGTGCTGCTGGGGCTGTTTCCCTCGGTGCGCTTTTACGGCGAAGAGTACGAGCAGACCTATAACACCAAGTACTTTCGCGCCATTGACCTAGGGCCGCAGGGCGACTACCTAATCACCCTCGACCCCATTGACGGCACCCAGTTTTACCTGGATGGCCACTCAAACTACCAGATTATTCTGGGGATTCTCAACGCGGATGACTATGAAGCGGCGATCGCCATCACTCCCAGCCAAGACCTCTATTACTACACCCTGCGAGGAGAGGGCACGTTTATGGGGAGCCTGGCTCAGTCCCTCGATGACTGCACCCAGATCAAGGTGCAAAGCCCCAAGCCAGCTATTTGTCTGGGGTGGCAAATGGGAGATTTAGTGCCCTACTTGAGCGATCGCTACCGGGTCTACCACACCAAAACCGACTATTCCAAAGAGACCCAGATTCCCAACTTTAACGGCCTGCTCAGCGGCGATTTAGCCGGGGCTGTGCTGGCCAAAGGGCAGTTTATTGACGGAGCCGTGCTGGCCTTTATGGCCCAGGAAATGGGGTTTATTGTCACCACATTTACAGGCGAGCCGCCGCCGCCGCTACACACCTGTAGCAACTACCTGAGACCGGGCATGGTGATCGGCAGTTCTAAGGCTGTGCATAGCGATCTGCTGGCGGCGGTGACAGCGGCCAGAGTAGTTGGCTCCTAA
- the fba gene encoding class II fructose-bisphosphate aldolase (catalyzes the reversible aldol condensation of dihydroxyacetonephosphate and glyceraldehyde 3-phosphate in the Calvin cycle, glycolysis, and/or gluconeogenesis), which produces MALVSLRLLLDHAAENGYGIPAYNVNNLEQILAIMKAADDTDSPVILQASRGARSYAGENFLRHLVLAAVETYPHIPVVMHQDHGNSPATCYSALRNGFTSVMMDGSLEADAKTPASFEYNAAVTGEVVKVAHSIGCSVEGELGCLGSLETGAGEAEDGHGFEGTLSHDQLLTDPDEAVQFVEATQVDALAVAIGTSHGAYKFTRKPTGEILAISRIEEIHRRLPNTHLVMHGSSSVPQKWLDMINEYGGNIPETYGVPIEEIQKGIKSGVRKVNIDTDNRLAITAAIREAAFKDPANFDPRHFMKPSMKYMTEVCAERYDAFGTAGQASKIKQEPVEVYAAKYAKGELDAKVSTTAAV; this is translated from the coding sequence ATGGCGCTTGTCTCACTGAGGCTACTGCTGGATCACGCGGCTGAGAATGGCTACGGCATTCCGGCTTACAACGTAAACAACCTGGAGCAAATTCTGGCCATCATGAAGGCGGCGGATGACACCGACAGCCCCGTGATTTTGCAGGCCTCTCGCGGTGCTCGTTCCTACGCTGGCGAAAACTTCCTGCGCCACCTGGTGCTCGCTGCGGTCGAAACCTACCCCCACATTCCCGTGGTAATGCACCAAGACCACGGCAACTCCCCCGCCACCTGCTACTCGGCGCTGCGCAACGGCTTCACCAGCGTCATGATGGACGGATCCCTGGAAGCTGACGCCAAAACCCCCGCCAGCTTTGAGTACAACGCTGCCGTTACCGGTGAAGTGGTGAAAGTAGCCCACTCCATCGGTTGCAGTGTAGAAGGCGAACTGGGCTGCCTCGGCTCCCTCGAAACCGGTGCCGGCGAAGCAGAAGACGGTCACGGCTTTGAGGGCACCCTCAGCCACGACCAGCTGCTCACCGACCCCGACGAAGCAGTGCAGTTTGTAGAAGCCACCCAAGTGGATGCTCTGGCTGTGGCCATTGGCACCAGCCACGGTGCTTACAAGTTTACCCGCAAGCCCACCGGCGAAATCTTGGCTATCAGCCGCATCGAAGAAATTCACCGCCGCCTGCCCAACACCCACCTGGTGATGCACGGGTCTTCCTCCGTGCCTCAGAAGTGGCTCGATATGATCAACGAGTACGGCGGGAATATTCCTGAAACCTACGGTGTGCCCATCGAAGAAATTCAGAAGGGCATCAAGAGCGGTGTGCGCAAGGTCAACATCGACACCGACAACCGTCTGGCCATCACCGCCGCCATCCGCGAAGCGGCCTTTAAGGATCCCGCCAACTTTGATCCCCGCCACTTCATGAAGCCCTCGATGAAGTACATGACCGAAGTCTGTGCTGAGCGCTATGACGCCTTTGGCACCGCCGGTCAGGCCAGCAAGATCAAGCAAGAGCCCGTGGAAGTTTACGCTGCTAAGTACGCCAAGGGCGAACTTGACGCTAAGGTTTCCACCACCGCTGCGGTCTAG
- a CDS encoding NAD(+) kinase: MPKVGIIYNDVKPVACQVALEWEEKLTRRGYTVSLATGMGGILGYSHPERPVCHTPLDSLVPPNFDADMSFAVVLGGDGTVLSACRQLAPIGVPLLTINTGHMGFLTEAYLNQLPQAIDQVLAGDYEVEERGMLAVRLFHESSLVWEALCLNEMVLHREPLTSMCHFEVAIGSHSPVDIAADGIIVSTPTGSTAYSLSAGGPVITPGVSVTQLIPICPHSLASRGLVFPDHEQVVIRSANPDPLVLIVDGNAGCYVMTKDEVSTCRAPYPARFIRLKPPEFFTVLREKLGWGLPHIAKPTSVELP, from the coding sequence GTGCCCAAGGTTGGCATTATCTACAACGACGTTAAGCCTGTGGCCTGCCAGGTCGCTCTCGAATGGGAGGAAAAACTGACTCGTCGAGGCTACACCGTCAGCCTGGCCACCGGCATGGGCGGCATTTTAGGCTATTCTCATCCTGAGCGCCCCGTCTGCCATACTCCCCTTGACAGTCTGGTGCCGCCGAATTTCGATGCCGATATGAGTTTCGCGGTGGTGCTGGGGGGCGATGGCACGGTGCTGTCGGCCTGTCGGCAACTGGCCCCGATTGGGGTGCCTCTGCTGACGATAAATACAGGCCACATGGGCTTTTTGACTGAGGCTTATCTGAACCAGTTGCCCCAAGCCATCGATCAGGTACTGGCGGGCGACTACGAAGTCGAAGAGCGGGGCATGCTAGCGGTGCGCCTTTTCCACGAGTCTAGCCTCGTATGGGAAGCTCTCTGTCTAAACGAGATGGTGCTGCACCGTGAGCCCCTGACCAGCATGTGTCATTTTGAAGTGGCGATCGGCTCTCACTCCCCAGTTGATATTGCGGCTGACGGCATTATTGTGTCGACGCCTACAGGGTCTACAGCCTATTCGCTCTCGGCGGGTGGGCCGGTGATCACCCCTGGGGTGTCCGTTACTCAGCTTATTCCTATTTGCCCGCACTCGTTGGCGTCCCGAGGGCTGGTATTTCCTGACCACGAGCAGGTGGTGATTCGCTCAGCTAACCCCGACCCTCTGGTGCTGATTGTGGACGGTAACGCGGGCTGCTACGTCATGACTAAAGACGAGGTGAGCACCTGCCGCGCCCCTTACCCAGCGCGGTTCATTCGGCTAAAACCGCCGGAATTTTTTACCGTGCTGCGCGAAAAACTGGGCTGGGGACTGCCTCATATCGCTAAGCCAACGTCGGTAGAGCTTCCCTGA
- a CDS encoding resolvase translates to MSQTTPPPLSQPMILGFDPGRQKCGLAVMGLDRLLCYQQVVAADAVIDEIAALRQRFPISTIVLGDQTASGNWKDTLSQLPDPPRIMLVDERYTTLEARDRYWQMYPPSGLAGIIPQSLRKISRPIDDIVAILLIERYLNRLTGE, encoded by the coding sequence GTGAGCCAGACCACTCCCCCCCCTCTGTCCCAGCCGATGATTTTAGGCTTTGACCCCGGACGGCAAAAATGTGGCTTGGCCGTCATGGGGCTAGACCGATTACTGTGCTATCAGCAGGTGGTTGCCGCCGATGCGGTGATCGATGAGATTGCTGCCCTGCGCCAGCGATTTCCAATTTCAACCATTGTGCTGGGTGACCAAACCGCCTCGGGGAACTGGAAAGATACCCTCAGCCAGCTACCTGACCCGCCTCGGATCATGCTGGTGGATGAACGATATACCACGTTAGAGGCGCGCGATCGCTACTGGCAGATGTATCCCCCATCGGGGCTAGCAGGGATAATTCCCCAATCGCTGCGCAAAATTTCTCGTCCCATAGACGACATCGTGGCCATTTTGCTGATCGAGCGCTATCTAAACCGCTTGACAGGCGAGTAG